Proteins encoded within one genomic window of Haematobia irritans isolate KBUSLIRL chromosome 5, ASM5000362v1, whole genome shotgun sequence:
- the Mal-A4 gene encoding maltase A4 — MRGVWTLIGALLLVLAAASFVDGKTKAWWETASFYQIYPRSFKDSDGDGVGDLKGVTSKLAYLREINIAATWLSPFLKSPMADFGYDISNFTEVDPLFGTMEDFEELMNKSKEMGVRIILDFVPNHSSDECEWFIKSAANDPQYKDFYVWHPGKIVNGTKTVPNNWVSVFRGSAWEWHEGRQEYYLHQFHKKQPDFNFRNPKVREAMNDILRFWLRKGVHGFRVDAIYHAFEIAPDAEGNYPDEPRNDWTDDPDDYGYVHHIYTVDQPETPHLVYEWRQILDQYQKENGGEERILMVETWSPIEIVMEYYGNATAEGSQIPFNFQMILYLWNDSDAYQYAQVINDWLNTMPAGRTPNWVVGNHDKNRVGSRFGEDRIDMFNIMILTLPGCSITYNGEEIGMTDVWISWNDTVDPQACNAPEEGYEYRSRDPARTPFHWNDQKNAGFSDGSSTWLPVGADYKRDNLKIQRGIARSHLNIFKQLQNLRGEDTFRDGSTEVKAINYDVVAIKRSLAQNFMYITLMNIFDYMQTINMNDAFADLPPEFEYVVVTDKSIRHIGDKVASNKVVLLPKEAVVLKSTIKV, encoded by the exons ATGCGTGGAGTGTGGACGTTAATCGGAGCATTGCTCTTGGTACTTGCCGCAGCCAGTTTTGTGGATGGTAAAACCAAAGCTTGGTGGGAAACAGCCTCGTTCTATCAAATTTACCCGCGTTCCTTTAAGGATAGTGATGGAGATGGTGTGGGCGATTTGAAGGGAGTTACCAGTAAACTGGCATATCTCAGAGAAATAAATATAGCTGCCACATGGTTATCGCCTTTTTTGAAATCTCCCATGGCTGATTTTGGCTATGATATTTCCAATTTTACCGAGGTCGATCCCCTCTTTGGAACAATGGAAGATTTTGAGGAATTAATGAACAAATCCAAAGAAATGGGCGTACGCataattttggattttgttcccAATCACTCGAGTGATGAATGTGAATGGTTTATTAAATCCGCTGCTAATGATCCCCAATACAAGGACTTTTATGTATGGCATCCTGGTAAGATCGTCAATGGCACAAAAACAGTACCCAATAATTGGGTAAGTGTTTTTCGTGGATCCGCTTGGGAATGGCATGAGGGACGTCAAGAATACTATCTACATCAGTTCCATAAAAAGCAACCTGATTTTAATTTTCGCAATCCTAAAGtccgagaagcaatgaat GATATTCTACGCTTTTGGTTACGTAAAGGAGTTCATGGTTTCCGTGTGGATGCCATCTATCATGCCTTTGAGATAGCTCCTGATGCTGAGGGCAATTATCCTGATGAACCTCGTAATGATTGGACTGATGATCCTGATGATTATGGTTATGTACATCATATCTATACTGTGGATCAACCTGAAACTCCCCATTTGGTTTATGAATGGCGTCAAATTTTGGATCAATATCAGAAGGAGAATGGCGGAGAAGAAAG GATCTTAATGGTGGAAACCTGGTCACCTATTGAAATAGTTATGGAATACTATGGTAATGCAACTGCTGAAGGCTCTCAAATTCCCTTCAATTTCCAAATGATCCTCTACTTGTGGAATGATTCCGATGCCTATCAATATGCCCAAGTTATCAATGATTGGTTGAATACTATGCCAGCTGGTCGTACACCCAATTGGGTGGTGGGTAATCATGACAAAAATCGAGTAGGTTCACGTTTCGGCGAGGATCGTATAGATATGTTCAATATAATGATATTGACATTACCCGGATGCAGTATCACCTATAATGGTGAAGAAATTGGAATGACAGATGTATGGATATCATGGAATGATACTGTAGATCCTCAGGCATGTAATGCGCCTGAAGAAGGTTACGAATATCGTTCAAGAGATCCAGCTCGTACACCTTTCCATTGGAATGATCAGAAAAATGCTGGCTTCTCTGATGGCTCAAGCACTTGGTTACCGGTTGGAGCCGATTACAAGCGAGataatttgaaaattcaaaGAGGTATTGCCCGAAgtcatttgaatattttcaaacaattacaaaatttgcGAGGCGAAGATACCTTCAGGGATGGGTCCACAGAAGTTAAGGCTATCAATTATGATGTTGTGGCTATTAAGCG TTCCCTAGCACAAAACTTCATGTATATAACACTTATGAATATTTTCGATTATATGCAAACGATAAATATGAATGATGCCTTTGCCGATTTACCCCCGGAATTTGAATATGTGGTTGTTACCGATAAGTCTATACGGCATATAGG TGATAAGGTTGCAAGTAATAAAGTGGTGTTACTACCCAAAGAAGCTGTGGTTTTGAAGTCAACCATAAAAGTTTGA
- the Mal-A3 gene encoding maltase A3 has protein sequence MRVLLYFCIFLIGILDYSSIEAAELKWWQTASFYQIYPRSFKDSDGDGVGDLKGVTQQLPYLKEIGITATWLSPIFTSPMADFGYDVANLTEIDPIFGTMEDFEALIEKAKAIGVKIILDFVPNHTSDECEWFIKSAANDPTYKDFYVWHPGKIVDGVRQPPTNWISVFRGSMWTWHEERQEYYLHQFHAKQPDLNYRNPKVMETMKDVLRFWLRRGASGFRVDAVPHTFEVPPDSEGNYPDEPRNPNVNDPEDYEYFQHIYTTNQPETIDMIYQFRQVLEEMDAELGGDDHIIMTEAYAPLDVIMQYYGNSTHEGAQIPFNFQLISNLNKNSNAYYYDELINTWMTNMPEGKTANWVLGNHDQSRFGSRLGEDRIDIINMLLLTLPGCSINYNGEEIGMTDVWISWNDTVDPQACQSNPQEYERLTRDPVRTPFQWNDQKFAGFTEGSSTWLPVSDNYKMVNVQRERGITRSHLNVYKQLQNLRRDPVFQQGGSEIKALNANVLAIKRFLPGSDSYVTLLNINDSYEILNLNAGFSGLTKQMKYVVVSDRSPRNNGDVVYSDSVTLMPKEAIVLKTV, from the exons ATGCGGGTGCTActgtatttttgtatatttctgATAGGAATTTTGGATTATTCATCGATTGAGGCAGCGGAATTAAAATGGTGGCAAACAGCTTCATTCTATCAAATATATCCAAGGTCCTTCAAGGATAGTGATGGAGATGGTGTGGGTGATTTAAAAG GTGTAACCCAACAATTACCCTATTTGAAAGAGATTGGCATTACAGCCACTTGGCTATCGCCCATTTTTACCTCACCCATGGCTGATTTTGGTTATGATGTAGCTAATCTCACTGAAATCGATCCCATTTTTGGAACCATGGAAGATTTTGAGGCCTTAATTGAAAAGGCCAAAGCCATAggagtaaaaattattttggattttgttcccAATCATACCAGTGATGAATGTGAATGGTTCATTAAATCGGCTGCCAATGATCCCACATATAAGGATTTTTATGTTTGGCATCCGGGCAAGATAGTCGATGGAGTTCGCCAGCCACCAACAAATTGGATAAGTGTTTTCCGTGGTAGCATGTGGACATGGCATGAAGAACGTCAAGAATATTATCTACATCAATTTCATGCCAAGCAACCAGATTTGAATTATCGCAATCCCAAGGTTATGGAAACAATGAAG GATGTCTTACGTTTTTGGTTGCGACGTGGAGCCTCTGGCTTCCGTGTGGATGCTGTTCCCCATACCTTCGAGGTTCCACCAGATTCGGAAGGCAATTATCCAGATGAGCCACGTAATCCCAATGTTAATGATCCCGAAGATTATGAATATTTCCAACACATCTATACCACAAATCAACCGGAAACAATTGATATGATTTATCAATTCCGTCAAGTATTGGAAGAAATGGATGCTGAATTGGGTGGCGATGATCATATTATCATGACCGAGGCCTATGCACCCTTAGATGTGATCATGCAATACTATGGTAATAGTACACATGAGGGTGCTCAAATACCCttcaattttcaattgattAGTAATTTAAATAAGAATTCCAATGCCTATTACTATGATGAATTAATCAATACATGGATGACTAATATGCCAGAGGGAAAGACAGCCAATTGGGTG ttgGGCAATCATGATCAAAGTCGTTTTGGTTCACGTCTGGGAGAGGATCGTATCGATATCATCAATATGCTATTGCTCACCCTACCCGGCTGTAGTATCAACTATAATGGTGAAGAAATCGGTATGACTGATGTCTGGATTAGTTGGAATGATACAGTGGATCCTCAAGCTTGTCAATCAAATCCCCAAGAATATGAACGTTTAACTCGTGATCCAGTTCGTACACCATTCCAATGGAATGATCAAAAATTTGCTGGCTTTACTGAGGGTTCCTCTACATGGTTACCCGTTTCGGATAATTATAAAATGGTTAATGTTCAACGTGAGAGGGGTATAACACGAAGTCACTTGAATGTCTACAAACAATTGCAGAATTTACGAAGGGATCCAGTATTCCAACAGGGCGGTAGTGAAATTAAGGCTTTGAATGCAAATGTTTTGGCTATTAAACG ATTCCTTCCCGGATCTGACTCGTATGTCACTCTTCTCAATATTAACGATAGTTATGAGATCCTGAATTTGAATGCTGGTTTTAGTGGCCTTACCAAACAAATGAAATATGTTGTAGTTAGTGATCGTAGTCCTAGAAATAATGG agatGTGGTTTACAGCGACTCTGTGACATTGATGCCCAAAGAAGCTATAGTTTTGAAGACTGTTTGA
- the Mal-A2 gene encoding maltase A2 codes for MASYYFALLLLLAAINAKAFTNVDWWERASLYQIYPRSFQDSDGDGVGDLQGITDRLEYLREIGITATWLSPVFESPMSDFGYDISNFTRIDPIFGNLDDFDAMIAKAKQLDVKIILDFVPNHSSDECEWFQRSIRKEPGFEDFYVWHDGKIDPMDPAKRIAPSNWVSVFGGSQWSWNEERQQFYLHQFQDKQPDLNYSNPMVRQYMLEVLEYWLDRGVDGFRIDAVPHIFEKQNDDGSYPDEPISGWSNDPNSYDYHDHIYTKDQYPTIELLYEWRQFLDEYQRKNGGETRVLLAEAYSSVETLSQYFGNGTHWGAHLPMNFNLMYLNGFSTARDVENSINYWMDTMWSNHHTANWVVGNHDNDRVANRMGSHKVNMINIIVNTLPGASVTYYGEEIAMSNVPTECTEISCDSRDPERSPMQWEPKANAGFSQGPSTWLPIADDYEIYNVESERKAARSSLNIFKNLQKLKHTAAFRNFKAEGGFSYKALSEQVLQIIRAIPKREEYMVLVNMGNKLEYVENIDERIFECILMSPHSPRNYGDKVNLSGRIYLMPYEAFVLRWLER; via the exons ATGGCCTCCTATTATTTTGCCCTACTTTTACTGCTGGCCGCAATCAATGCTAAGGCATTCACCAATGTAGATTGGTGGGAAAGAGCCTCGCTATATCAAATCTATCCAAGATCATTTCAGGATAGTGATGGCGATGGTGTAGGCGATTTGCAGGGAATCACTGACCGATTGGAATATTTACGAGAAATAGGAATAACAGCCACCTGGCTGTCGCCTGTCTTTGAATCGCCTATGTCCGATTTTGGTTATGATATATCCAACTTCACAagaattgatccaatttttggTAATTTGGATGATTTTGATGCCATGATTGCAAAGGCTAAACAATTGGATGTTAAAATCATATTGGATTTTGTACCCAATCATTCCAGTGATGAATGTGAATGGTTTCAAAGATCCATTAGAAAAGAGCCAGGGTTTGAAGATTTCTATGTGTGGCATGATGGAAAAATAGATCCTATGGATCCAGCAAAGAGAATAGCTCCAAGTAATTGG GTTTCAGTTTTCGGCGGTTCCCAATGGTCCTGGAATGAGGAACGTCAACAATTCTATCTTCATCAATTCCAGGATAAACAACCCGATTTGAATTATTCCAATCCTATGGTACGTCAATATATGTTGGAAGTTTTGGAATATTGGTTAGATCGTGGTGTTGATGGTTTTCGCATTGATGCTGTTCCCCATATATTTGAGAAACAAAATGATGATGGTTCATATCCAGATGAACCTATATCTGGATGGTCCAATGATCCCAATAGTTATGATTACCATGATCATATCTATACCAAAGATCAATATCCCACCATTGAATTGTTATATGAATGGAGACAATTCCTGGATGAATATCAAAGGAAAAATGGTGGTGAAACCAG AGTCCTTTTAGCCGAAGCCTATTCATCGGTGGAAACTTTAAGTCAATACTTTGGCAATGGCACCCACTGGGGAGCTCATTTACCCATGAATTTCAATCTTATGTATTTGAATGGTTTCTCTACTGCTCGAGATGTAGAGAATTCGATCAACTATTGGATGGACACCATGTGGAGCAATCATCATACGGCCAATTGGGTTGTGGGTAATCATGACAATGACCGGGTAGCCAATCGTATGGGATCACATAAAGTTAATATGATCAATATAATAGTGAATACATTACCAGGAGCATCGGTTACGTATTATGGCGAAGAAATTGCAATGTCCAATGTTCCCACAGAGTGTACAGAGATCTCATGTGATTCCAGAGATCCAGAAAGATCACCCATGCAATGGGAACCTAAAGCAAATGCAGGATTTTCTCAAGGTCCCAGTACATGGCTACCCATAGCGGATGACTATGAGATCTACAATGTTGAGAGTGAACGGAAAGCAGCTCGTAGTTCTTtgaatatattcaaaaatttacaaaaacttaAACACACAGCagcttttcgaaattttaaagcGGAAGGAGGATTTTCCTATAAGGCTTTATCTGAACAAGTCTTACAAATAATTAGAGCTATACCCAAACGTGAGGAGTATATGGTATTGGTGAATATGGGTAATAAACTTGAATATGTGGAGAATATTGATGAGCGTATTTTTGAATGCATTCTCATGAGTCCTCATTCACCTCGCAATTATGG TGATAAGGTAAATTTAAGTGGCCGCATATATTTAATGCCCTATGAAGCCTTTGTCTTACGCTGGTTGGAACGTTGA